In Candidatus Binataceae bacterium, a single window of DNA contains:
- a CDS encoding RluA family pseudouridine synthase encodes MSGAPTLIAGRAAARLDAFLTGELTPRYSRAQIARAIKAGLVVVNHRPARASAAVREGDLIELLDPPPVATVQSRAPVAGPIEILYSDDEMIFVNKPPGMVVHHSAGHPDSTLVDALLARFPELAQVRELDGSTRAGIVHRLDMDTSGVMVVARTSAARAALSAQFARREVSKIYLALCLGHLARAALRLEMPIGRHPIDRKRMAVRARVVRPALSEVRLLAVRELAAGNVPLSVVAVRPRSGRTHQIRVHLAAIGHPCLSDPLYGGRKAQVAGLARQALHAMELSVAKPTGGAMVTVRASLPADLVAVLEASGMDGEERAQLEDLARDFAGIESGGS; translated from the coding sequence CTCGCCTGGACGCTTTTCTGACCGGTGAACTGACCCCGCGTTATTCGCGCGCGCAGATCGCACGTGCCATCAAGGCCGGACTGGTGGTGGTAAACCATCGCCCCGCCCGCGCCTCGGCCGCCGTGCGCGAAGGCGACCTGATCGAACTGTTGGACCCGCCGCCGGTCGCTACGGTGCAATCGCGCGCCCCCGTCGCCGGGCCAATCGAGATCCTGTATAGCGACGACGAAATGATCTTTGTCAACAAACCGCCCGGGATGGTGGTCCATCATTCGGCCGGCCATCCCGATTCGACCCTGGTCGATGCGCTGCTGGCGCGCTTTCCCGAGCTCGCCCAAGTCCGTGAGTTGGATGGCTCCACGCGGGCGGGAATTGTTCATCGCTTGGACATGGATACCTCGGGAGTAATGGTGGTGGCACGCACCAGCGCGGCGCGCGCCGCCTTGAGTGCCCAGTTCGCGCGTCGCGAGGTCAGCAAAATATATTTGGCACTATGCCTGGGCCATCTGGCGCGCGCAGCGCTGCGGCTGGAGATGCCTATCGGGCGCCATCCGATCGACCGCAAGCGGATGGCGGTGCGGGCGCGGGTAGTGCGCCCGGCGTTGAGCGAAGTGCGGCTGCTGGCTGTACGGGAGCTGGCGGCAGGCAACGTGCCACTGAGTGTAGTCGCAGTGCGGCCGCGCAGTGGGCGGACTCACCAGATCCGAGTCCATCTTGCCGCCATCGGCCATCCTTGCCTGAGCGATCCGCTCTACGGCGGGCGCAAGGCGCAAGTGGCGGGGCTCGCGCGCCAAGCCTTGCATGCGATGGAGCTGAGTGTGGCCAAACCGACTGGTGGAGCGATGGTCACCGTCCGCGCCAGCCTGCCGGCAGACTTGGTCGCGGTGCTGGAAGCCAGCGGGATGGATGGCGAGGAACGAGCACAATTGGAAGATCTGGCCCGAGATTTCGCAGGTATCGAATCAGGCGGGTCGTAG
- a CDS encoding DUF1329 domain-containing protein, with product MGKFTSLIVGVALLAGMGGSAAADPFAPIPAGTEITKANCQKYLDHMTEVLGHTCTMNEPQNTMPPDYKIVIEPTQSYPVPHNYWDATEKYSKQVKLEPEEGGAYRMVGYIAGMPFPFSQLSTSDPTAGAKMAYDAYMQFQPAVMFADQLHTILVDRYGNRTEASSWLGNYVLSHVTDAGYPMTIPNSPGSTDGVYFASYSEQQFPTQNQYLSGLEWDYTDPDKFPQNWVYLPSIRRVIELSQAARCAPFTATSNFSYDDHSRAQLPIIWFKNQYLGTKYEITYVVPPDKLNQASSSESVWDMRYGMWPTKRTGGHWEVRQWLQVASQRLPQYAKGYCEANHYIWLDKEQTITVAYDDFDQNNNYWRGQFNFNPAKPVPGGGYSFYSGMWAHLNPDIQNLSNAEILVDNSHWWFDQDVPARYTKYDRFATPAGLWQVTQ from the coding sequence TGCCAGAAGTATCTCGATCATATGACCGAAGTTCTGGGCCATACTTGTACCATGAACGAGCCGCAGAACACGATGCCACCCGACTACAAGATCGTGATCGAACCAACCCAATCCTATCCGGTGCCGCATAATTACTGGGACGCTACCGAAAAATACAGCAAGCAGGTCAAACTCGAACCCGAAGAAGGCGGCGCCTACCGCATGGTGGGCTACATCGCTGGCATGCCCTTTCCCTTCAGCCAGCTCAGCACCAGCGACCCGACGGCAGGAGCCAAGATGGCATACGATGCCTACATGCAGTTTCAACCCGCGGTGATGTTCGCCGATCAACTGCACACGATCCTGGTGGACCGCTACGGCAACCGCACTGAAGCTTCATCGTGGTTGGGCAATTACGTGCTCTCGCACGTCACCGACGCCGGCTATCCGATGACAATTCCAAATTCGCCGGGAAGCACCGATGGCGTGTACTTTGCCAGCTATAGCGAACAGCAGTTCCCGACCCAAAACCAATACCTCAGCGGCTTGGAATGGGATTATACCGACCCCGACAAGTTTCCCCAGAACTGGGTTTACCTTCCCAGCATCCGCCGCGTGATCGAGCTCTCCCAGGCCGCCCGCTGCGCTCCGTTCACGGCCACCTCCAACTTCAGTTACGACGACCATTCGCGGGCGCAATTGCCGATCATCTGGTTCAAAAACCAGTACCTTGGCACCAAGTACGAGATCACCTACGTCGTGCCCCCCGATAAGCTCAATCAAGCATCTTCCAGCGAGAGCGTTTGGGATATGCGTTACGGGATGTGGCCAACCAAGCGGACCGGCGGCCATTGGGAAGTGCGGCAATGGCTGCAGGTCGCTTCTCAACGCCTGCCCCAGTATGCCAAGGGCTACTGCGAAGCCAACCACTACATCTGGTTGGACAAGGAACAGACCATCACCGTAGCCTACGACGACTTCGATCAGAACAATAATTACTGGCGCGGTCAGTTCAACTTCAATCCCGCCAAACCGGTGCCGGGCGGCGGCTACTCGTTCTACAGTGGGATGTGGGCACACCTCAATCCTGACATTCAGAATCTGAGCAACGCCGAAATCCTGGTCGACAACTCGCATTGGTGGTTCGATCAGGACGTGCCCGCGCGCTACACCAAGTACGATCGTTTTGCCACGCCGGCCGGTCTGTGGCAGGTGACTCAGTAG